The proteins below come from a single Chitinophaga pinensis DSM 2588 genomic window:
- the rpsO gene encoding 30S ribosomal protein S15 gives MSYLTVEKKANIFKEFGGSEKNTGSVEAQIALLTERINSISSHLKENKKDFSTHRGLMKMVGQRKRLLSYLSKTNLTGYRALLEKLGLRK, from the coding sequence ATGTCTTACTTAACTGTTGAAAAGAAAGCCAATATTTTTAAAGAATTTGGTGGAAGCGAGAAAAATACCGGCTCTGTAGAAGCGCAAATCGCCCTGCTGACTGAGCGTATCAACAGCATTTCCAGTCACCTGAAAGAAAACAAAAAGGACTTTTCTACACACCGCGGTTTGATGAAAATGGTAGGCCAGAGAAAGCGTTTGCTTTCCTACCTTTCTAAAACTAACCTCACAGGCTACCGTGCACTGCTTGAGAAATTAGGTCTCAGAAAATAG
- a CDS encoding BlaI/MecI/CopY family transcriptional regulator: protein MTAVKTLTKAEEQVMQALWKAGPAFVKDLIDLMPEPKPHYNTVSTLIKILQDKGFVDYKAFGKSYQYFALISKDEYSRNTMQHFVKGYFSGSFRDMVSFFVKEKDLSVNELEQLLQQIKNAKKEQP, encoded by the coding sequence ATGACAGCTGTAAAAACACTTACCAAAGCAGAGGAACAGGTAATGCAGGCGCTCTGGAAAGCAGGACCGGCATTTGTAAAAGACCTGATAGACCTCATGCCGGAACCAAAACCGCATTATAATACGGTATCCACGTTGATCAAAATTTTACAGGACAAAGGTTTTGTAGATTATAAAGCCTTCGGCAAATCCTACCAGTACTTTGCCCTGATCAGTAAAGACGAATATAGCCGCAACACCATGCAGCACTTCGTAAAAGGGTACTTCTCCGGCTCCTTCAGAGACATGGTCTCCTTCTTCGTAAAAGAAAAAGATCTCAGTGTTAACGAACTGGAGCAACTGCTCCAACAAATCAAAAACGCTAAAAAAGAACAACCATGA
- a CDS encoding polyribonucleotide nucleotidyltransferase, with amino-acid sequence MNLTPISVNFDIGDGRIVTIETGKLARQADGAVTVRLGNCILLATVVAAKTPKPGQSFFPLTVDYQEKFASAGRIPGSFFKREGKLSDYEVLISRLIDRALRPLFPDDYFCEVQVLVSLISSDPEVMPDALACLAASAALAVSDVPIQEIISEVRVSRIDGQLVINPNRTPLEKADMDFIIGATEKNIMMVEGESKECSEEDIIKAIEVAHEAIRVQVKAQEELREKAGVSGKREFEKPYANEELKAKIAAFAQERILAVAKSASAKHDRADAFDKISEELVEHLGELPEEDAPLVGKYFHSLEKEVIRNMILDQSVRLDGRSLDQVRPLAMETDILPSPHGSALFTRGETQSLTTVTLGTPDDELLSESAATSKYTKFILHYNFPPFSTGEVKPMRGPGRREVGHGNLAMRSLKQMMPGSEYAYTVRVVSDILESNGSSSMATVCAGSLALMDAGVPLPKHVSGVAMGLISRASDGKWAVLTDILGDEDHLGDMDFKVTGTRDGICGIQMDIKVDGLSMDVMRKALEQARSGRLHIIDAMYTAMPAARPEPKPHAPRMEKLIIDREFIGAVIGPGGKVIQEIQRETGTNINIEEVGETGEVSIFSAQKEGLMKALEWIKGIVAVPEIGETYESTVKSVMPYGAFVEFLPGKQGLLHISEVSWKRLETMEGVLTEGEKVKVKLVGTDPKTGKFKLSRRVLMPKPEGYVERPEGDRGDRGDRGDRGDRGDRGDRGDRGGRPPFRGDRNDRGGDRGGDRGDRRGPRDGGDSRGDRGPRFTPPETETPQEPMFDEE; translated from the coding sequence ATGAATCTGACACCTATCTCAGTTAATTTCGATATAGGAGATGGCCGGATCGTGACCATTGAAACTGGTAAGTTAGCCCGCCAGGCAGATGGCGCCGTTACGGTTCGTCTGGGCAATTGTATCCTGTTGGCTACGGTTGTTGCAGCAAAAACTCCAAAACCCGGACAATCTTTCTTCCCCCTTACTGTTGATTACCAGGAAAAATTTGCTTCTGCAGGACGTATCCCCGGTTCATTCTTTAAACGCGAGGGTAAACTGTCCGATTATGAAGTGCTGATTTCACGTTTGATCGACCGCGCACTGCGCCCACTGTTCCCTGATGACTATTTTTGCGAAGTACAGGTACTGGTTAGCCTCATCTCTTCCGATCCGGAAGTGATGCCGGATGCACTGGCCTGCCTTGCTGCTTCTGCTGCACTGGCTGTTTCTGACGTGCCTATTCAGGAGATTATTTCCGAAGTAAGAGTGTCCCGCATCGACGGACAATTAGTTATAAATCCGAACCGTACTCCGCTGGAAAAAGCAGACATGGACTTCATCATTGGTGCTACTGAAAAGAACATCATGATGGTGGAAGGTGAAAGTAAGGAGTGCAGTGAGGAAGATATCATCAAAGCTATCGAAGTTGCACACGAAGCTATCCGCGTACAGGTGAAAGCACAGGAAGAACTCCGTGAGAAAGCCGGGGTAAGCGGCAAACGTGAATTCGAAAAGCCATACGCAAATGAGGAGTTGAAAGCAAAAATTGCTGCATTCGCTCAGGAACGTATCCTCGCCGTAGCAAAATCCGCTTCTGCAAAACACGATCGTGCAGATGCTTTCGATAAAATCAGCGAAGAGCTGGTAGAACACCTGGGTGAGCTGCCTGAAGAAGATGCTCCACTGGTAGGTAAATATTTTCATAGCCTGGAAAAAGAAGTGATTCGTAACATGATCCTGGATCAGTCCGTTCGTCTGGACGGTCGTAGCCTGGACCAGGTTCGTCCGCTGGCCATGGAAACAGATATCCTGCCTTCTCCACACGGTTCTGCACTGTTCACACGTGGTGAAACCCAGTCCCTGACCACAGTAACCCTGGGTACACCGGATGATGAACTGCTGAGCGAAAGCGCCGCAACTTCAAAATATACTAAGTTCATACTCCACTATAACTTCCCTCCGTTCTCTACAGGTGAAGTAAAACCAATGCGCGGTCCCGGCCGTCGTGAGGTAGGTCATGGTAACCTGGCAATGCGCTCCCTGAAGCAGATGATGCCAGGAAGCGAATATGCTTATACCGTGCGTGTAGTATCCGATATCCTCGAGTCTAACGGTTCCTCTTCTATGGCGACCGTATGTGCTGGTTCCCTGGCACTGATGGACGCAGGTGTTCCTTTGCCTAAACACGTTTCCGGTGTGGCAATGGGTCTGATCTCCCGTGCCAGCGATGGTAAATGGGCAGTACTGACAGATATCCTCGGTGATGAAGATCACCTGGGTGATATGGACTTCAAAGTAACTGGTACCCGTGATGGTATCTGTGGTATCCAGATGGATATCAAGGTAGATGGTCTGAGCATGGATGTAATGCGCAAAGCACTGGAGCAGGCACGTAGCGGCCGTCTTCACATCATTGACGCCATGTACACTGCTATGCCAGCTGCACGTCCGGAACCAAAACCACATGCTCCACGTATGGAGAAACTGATCATCGACCGCGAATTCATCGGTGCTGTGATCGGACCAGGTGGTAAAGTAATTCAGGAAATTCAGCGTGAAACCGGTACTAACATCAACATCGAAGAAGTTGGTGAAACCGGTGAAGTAAGCATCTTCTCTGCACAAAAAGAAGGGCTGATGAAAGCGCTCGAGTGGATCAAAGGTATCGTAGCCGTGCCAGAGATCGGTGAAACTTATGAATCAACTGTTAAGTCAGTAATGCCTTACGGTGCATTCGTTGAGTTCCTGCCTGGTAAACAAGGTTTGCTGCACATCTCCGAAGTATCCTGGAAACGCCTGGAAACAATGGAAGGTGTACTGACTGAAGGTGAAAAGGTAAAAGTGAAACTGGTAGGTACTGATCCTAAGACCGGTAAGTTCAAACTGAGCCGTCGTGTACTGATGCCAAAACCAGAAGGTTATGTAGAAAGACCTGAAGGTGACCGTGGCGACAGAGGTGATCGCGGTGACAGAGGAGATAGAGGTGACAGAGGCGATCGTGGTGATCGTGGTGGCCGTCCTCCTTTCCGTGGTGATCGTAATGATCGTGGCGGAGATCGCGGTGGTGACCGTGGCGATCGTCGTGGTCCACGTGATGGTGGCGACAGCCGTGGCGATCGTGGTCCTCGTTTCACACCTCCGGAAACAGAAACTCCACAGGAACCAATGTTCGATGAAGAATAG
- a CDS encoding TonB family protein codes for MNAFLPYVIKMLLCSGILYGYYALVLKNNSFHRWNRAFILLAVIASLLIPTLQFSMNTTPITSQQLNMIVVCGYVADNMQKAGLDLTSWIPAGIYLFITLLLLANIASNWILVKRLIRKGEKTTFNGYQLIHHPQVKSTFSFFGSIFWAEEATKDSPEGRQILKHELEHVRGGHTGEKLFMQLVCAVCWFNPFFYLLRKELSMVHEFLADKAATEDSEAEDYARTLLQVTLQTRLPLMINTFGQAPVKRRILMLFTQRSNYSLMKRIIVIPLVLGLGFVIGCQRDLDLNAKNIVDVTKSIAVSPADHEVYSFVSDPPTYPGGMDALSKYLGSSIRYPKKAQDHGTTGTIFVSFVIDSEGNVSNAKTVGNVHGDGLEEESIRVVSSMPKWNPGKQDGQAVSVAFTLPIKFVLMD; via the coding sequence ATGAACGCATTCCTTCCTTACGTTATAAAAATGCTCCTCTGTTCGGGCATCCTGTACGGCTACTATGCCCTCGTACTGAAAAACAATTCATTCCACCGCTGGAACAGAGCCTTTATTCTGCTGGCTGTCATCGCTTCTCTGCTGATACCCACCCTGCAGTTTTCTATGAATACCACCCCTATAACATCGCAGCAGTTAAATATGATCGTTGTCTGTGGGTATGTAGCCGATAATATGCAGAAAGCCGGACTGGATCTCACATCCTGGATACCAGCAGGCATTTACCTGTTCATTACATTACTATTACTGGCCAATATCGCCAGTAACTGGATCCTCGTCAAAAGACTGATACGTAAAGGAGAAAAAACAACCTTTAATGGTTACCAGCTGATTCATCATCCACAGGTAAAATCTACCTTCTCCTTCTTTGGCAGCATATTCTGGGCAGAAGAGGCTACAAAGGATAGTCCGGAAGGCCGTCAGATACTAAAGCACGAACTGGAACACGTACGTGGAGGCCATACGGGAGAAAAGTTGTTCATGCAGCTGGTATGTGCCGTATGCTGGTTCAACCCTTTCTTCTACCTGCTGAGAAAAGAACTGAGCATGGTACATGAATTCCTGGCTGACAAAGCCGCTACGGAAGACAGTGAGGCAGAAGATTATGCCCGCACACTCCTGCAGGTAACCCTGCAAACCAGGTTGCCGCTGATGATTAACACCTTCGGACAAGCGCCTGTCAAACGTCGTATACTCATGTTGTTTACCCAACGTTCAAATTATTCACTCATGAAAAGAATCATCGTTATTCCACTCGTACTGGGACTGGGCTTCGTTATCGGTTGCCAGCGGGACCTGGACCTGAACGCAAAAAATATTGTCGATGTGACAAAATCAATTGCTGTATCCCCGGCAGATCATGAAGTATATTCATTCGTCAGTGATCCTCCTACTTATCCTGGTGGAATGGACGCACTGTCAAAATACCTGGGCAGCAGCATCAGATATCCCAAGAAAGCACAGGACCATGGCACAACGGGCACCATATTCGTCAGCTTTGTGATAGATTCAGAAGGAAATGTGAGCAACGCAAAAACAGTCGGCAATGTACATGGTGACGGATTAGAAGAGGAGTCCATCCGTGTGGTATCTTCCATGCCCAAATGGAATCCTGGTAAGCAGGATGGTCAGGCGGTGTCCGTCGCTTTCACGCTGCCTATCAAATTTGTACTTATGGACTAA
- a CDS encoding cell division ATP-binding protein FtsE encodes MTEQPIIQLSNVNIYQGTSLILADVNITVNKGEFVYLIGRTGTGKSSLLKTLYGDLSLKEGAGQVVGFDLKKMDWKKVPYLRRNLGVVFQDFQLLTDRTVQDNLKFALKATGWTDNKKMEEKINDVLDKVGLNTKGFKMPYELSGGEQQRVDIARAMLNSPKLILADEPTGNLDPETSDGIMQLLFRISREEGAAVVMATHDYILLQKFPSRVLRTENGKVTDHASVTFV; translated from the coding sequence ATGACAGAACAACCGATTATACAATTATCCAATGTGAATATCTACCAGGGAACTTCCCTGATCCTTGCTGACGTGAATATTACGGTGAACAAAGGAGAATTTGTATACCTGATAGGCCGTACGGGAACCGGTAAATCCAGTCTGCTGAAAACGCTTTACGGAGATCTGTCACTGAAAGAAGGGGCCGGTCAAGTAGTGGGTTTTGATCTGAAAAAGATGGACTGGAAGAAAGTGCCTTATCTGCGTCGTAATCTGGGGGTAGTGTTCCAGGATTTTCAGTTACTGACGGACAGGACGGTGCAGGACAACCTGAAGTTTGCTTTGAAGGCGACGGGTTGGACGGACAATAAGAAGATGGAGGAGAAGATCAATGATGTGCTGGATAAAGTGGGATTGAACACAAAAGGTTTTAAAATGCCTTATGAACTGAGTGGCGGTGAGCAGCAGCGTGTGGATATCGCCCGTGCGATGCTCAATTCTCCTAAACTGATCCTGGCGGATGAGCCGACCGGTAACCTGGACCCGGAAACTTCTGACGGCATCATGCAGTTGCTGTTCAGGATCAGCAGGGAAGAAGGGGCTGCCGTTGTAATGGCCACACATGATTATATATTATTACAGAAATTCCCTTCCAGGGTATTACGAACCGAAAATGGCAAGGTGACTGACCACGCAAGTGTTACCTTTGTATAA